A portion of the Cellulophaga algicola DSM 14237 genome contains these proteins:
- a CDS encoding DUF4369 domain-containing protein translates to MKNIFLLSVVGLFLISCSGDSKNSMTINGSIKGLKKGTLYLQQLQDTILVNLDSLEIKGHGDFSFNTPIANPDIYYLYLVKNDHNDINDRITFFGEPGIITVDTAWDTFDTSVKISGSKTNEKLEEYKKGMSRYNAKNLEILQMRFDPKVNKDSIALDSLVKLSDKNIYRSYAYALNFALNNKDSYIAPYIAIKEVADANVKYLDSIHKMLTPEVAASKYGKELKKYLEEIKKDK, encoded by the coding sequence ATGAAGAACATTTTCTTACTGTCCGTAGTTGGACTTTTCTTAATTTCCTGTTCAGGAGATTCTAAAAATTCAATGACTATAAACGGATCTATTAAAGGTTTAAAAAAAGGAACTCTTTACCTACAACAATTACAGGATACTATTTTAGTAAACCTTGATTCTTTAGAAATTAAAGGACATGGAGATTTCAGTTTTAATACACCAATTGCAAATCCAGATATCTATTATTTATATCTTGTAAAAAATGATCATAACGATATTAATGATCGCATTACATTTTTTGGAGAACCAGGAATTATTACCGTAGATACCGCTTGGGATACTTTTGATACTTCTGTAAAAATTTCGGGCTCTAAAACAAATGAAAAATTAGAAGAATACAAGAAAGGAATGTCAAGATATAACGCGAAAAATTTAGAAATTTTACAAATGCGTTTTGACCCTAAAGTCAATAAAGATTCTATTGCTTTAGATTCTTTAGTAAAATTGTCTGATAAGAATATTTACCGAAGTTATGCTTATGCCCTAAACTTTGCGCTAAATAACAAAGATTCTTATATAGCTCCCTACATTGCTATTAAAGAAGTTGCAGATGCTAATGTGAAGTATTTAGATTCAATTCATAAAATGCTTACTCCCGAGGTTGCAGCTTCTAAATACGGAAAAGAACTTAAAAAATATCTTGAAGAGATAAAGAAAGATAAATAG
- a CDS encoding AraC family transcriptional regulator, translated as MLLQKPTFEVIAPDFGHSFTYQKFDEDNPNMNTVWHYHPELELVYINGGSGKRQIGSHVSYYNDGDLILIGSNLPHCGFTDGATGNKAETVVQMKQDFLGFDFFNIPEMKKIQTIFEACKGGIAFYGKTKKKIGEKIEILEYQTDFQKLLSILNILNELGNSEEFKLLNAEGFSMESSMKDNDRINMVFNFVKENFKEEITLEKIADLTSMTVPSFCRYFKKITKKTFVQFVNEYRLVHASKLLAEKPMSIADVAFQSGFNNFSHFNKSFKQFTGQNPSEYRNQLKSIIQ; from the coding sequence ATGTTACTACAAAAACCTACATTTGAAGTCATTGCTCCAGATTTTGGACATTCTTTTACGTATCAAAAATTTGATGAGGACAATCCTAATATGAATACGGTATGGCATTACCACCCAGAATTAGAACTAGTCTATATTAATGGTGGTTCTGGAAAACGACAAATTGGTAGCCATGTATCGTATTATAATGATGGCGACCTTATATTAATAGGATCTAATCTTCCTCATTGTGGCTTTACAGATGGAGCAACAGGCAACAAGGCAGAGACTGTTGTACAGATGAAACAAGACTTTCTTGGTTTTGATTTTTTCAATATTCCTGAGATGAAAAAAATTCAAACCATTTTTGAAGCGTGTAAAGGCGGAATAGCTTTTTACGGAAAGACAAAAAAGAAAATTGGCGAGAAAATAGAAATTTTAGAATATCAAACAGATTTTCAAAAGCTACTTTCTATCCTTAATATATTAAATGAATTAGGGAACTCTGAAGAATTTAAATTATTGAACGCAGAAGGGTTCTCTATGGAATCTTCTATGAAAGATAATGACCGTATTAATATGGTGTTCAATTTTGTGAAAGAAAATTTTAAAGAAGAGATTACCTTAGAAAAAATTGCAGATTTAACGAGTATGACGGTTCCTTCTTTCTGTAGGTATTTTAAGAAGATTACAAAAAAGACCTTTGTACAGTTTGTAAATGAATACCGTTTAGTACATGCTTCAAAACTTTTAGCAGAGAAACCTATGAGTATTGCAGATGTTGCTTTCCAAAGCGGATTTAATAATTTCTCACATTTCAACAAATCTTTCAAACAGTTTACAGGGCAAAATCCTTCTGAGTATAGAAACCAACTAAAGTCAATCATACAATAA
- a CDS encoding DUF5916 domain-containing protein, translating into MFKFSLYCLFFLITLSVLAQNEDKQINIKYIPEIPQIDGILDERVWEKAESATKFQQYFPSDTILAQKDTDIRMFYDGTHLYVGIRLETTGSNYVTPSLKRDFSAGGNDNISLLFDTFNDGTNAFLFGINPFGVIREALISNGGGSDGGFNTSWDVKWKGEARSFENYYTAELAIPLTSFKFKEGETKWRFNSYRFDTQNNETSTWAKIPQNQSIYSLAFMGEMTFEKPLGKYRTPIAIIPYVNTLAQKNFETNASRTNLKFGGDAKVAIGNGMNLDITLNPDFSNVEVDNVFTNLTRFEVSLPEKRQFFVDNSDLFSSFGGSQDANPFFSRRIGIARDKDNNSIENKIIGGFRLSGKLSKDWRLGFLNLQTAEDLENEIPSNNNSMFALQRKVFSRSNIGLFFINREAFKSYDFVAPEDRYNRVLGIDYNLASADNTWNGKFYIHKSFQHDSDSKDISTGAYMSYNSRKFNVFSDWVYIGDDFRSDLGFIRRTNIFKFVTGFERVFWPTASKINSHSFEVFPIFTLNPELDFKTTDYTVRASWGAEFVNQTEFNFSVDTNYTYLVNGFDPSRTKDAIALPANSEYTYATAAINFSSDSRKAYSYSLEQSYGNFFNGTRSSSAAEMTLRLQPKAAISFLVSYDKITLPAPYSSADFWLVSPSFEFTFSKSIFWSTLVQYSNQRNNLGFNSRVQWRFAPLSDLFIVYNDNYIVNNFEPRNRSINLKFTYWLNI; encoded by the coding sequence ATGTTCAAGTTCTCTTTATATTGCCTCTTTTTCCTAATAACCTTATCTGTTTTAGCCCAAAATGAGGACAAACAGATTAACATTAAATACATTCCAGAAATTCCGCAGATAGATGGTATTTTAGATGAGCGTGTTTGGGAGAAAGCAGAAAGTGCCACAAAATTTCAACAATATTTTCCATCAGATACCATACTTGCTCAGAAAGATACCGACATCAGAATGTTTTATGATGGCACTCATTTATATGTGGGTATTCGCTTAGAAACTACAGGAAGTAACTACGTAACTCCATCTTTAAAAAGAGATTTTAGCGCTGGCGGGAATGACAATATAAGCTTACTATTTGACACCTTTAATGATGGTACCAATGCCTTTCTATTTGGTATAAATCCGTTTGGGGTTATTCGCGAAGCCTTAATTTCTAATGGCGGTGGCAGTGATGGTGGCTTCAATACTTCATGGGATGTTAAATGGAAAGGAGAAGCTAGAAGCTTTGAGAACTATTATACTGCTGAGCTTGCCATACCGTTAACCTCTTTTAAATTTAAAGAAGGAGAAACCAAATGGCGCTTTAATAGCTATAGGTTTGATACCCAAAATAATGAAACAAGTACTTGGGCCAAAATTCCACAAAACCAATCTATCTATAGTTTGGCATTTATGGGAGAAATGACTTTTGAAAAACCCTTAGGAAAGTACAGAACGCCAATTGCCATTATACCTTATGTAAATACGCTTGCTCAGAAAAATTTTGAAACCAATGCCAGTAGAACCAATCTTAAGTTTGGTGGTGATGCTAAGGTAGCTATTGGTAATGGGATGAATTTAGACATCACTTTAAATCCCGATTTCTCTAATGTAGAAGTAGATAATGTATTTACGAACCTTACTCGTTTTGAAGTATCCTTACCTGAAAAACGGCAATTTTTCGTAGACAATAGCGATCTCTTTTCTAGTTTTGGAGGTAGTCAAGATGCCAATCCGTTTTTTTCTAGACGTATTGGTATTGCAAGAGATAAGGATAACAACTCCATAGAAAACAAAATTATTGGTGGTTTTCGTTTAAGTGGTAAGCTTAGTAAGGATTGGCGCTTGGGTTTTCTAAATCTTCAAACGGCCGAGGATTTGGAAAATGAAATTCCCTCTAACAATAATTCCATGTTTGCGCTACAGCGCAAAGTATTCTCTAGGTCTAATATTGGCTTATTTTTTATTAACCGAGAAGCGTTTAAATCGTATGATTTTGTAGCTCCAGAAGATCGGTACAATAGAGTTTTAGGAATAGACTATAATCTAGCTTCTGCGGACAATACTTGGAACGGTAAGTTTTATATACATAAATCCTTTCAGCATGATTCCGATAGCAAGGATATTTCTACAGGTGCCTATATGTCTTACAATAGTAGAAAATTTAATGTTTTTTCCGATTGGGTATATATTGGAGATGACTTTAGGTCTGACCTCGGTTTTATAAGAAGAACAAATATTTTTAAGTTCGTAACGGGATTTGAACGCGTATTTTGGCCTACCGCAAGTAAAATTAATAGTCATAGCTTTGAAGTGTTTCCTATTTTTACCTTAAATCCTGAGCTAGATTTTAAAACAACAGATTACACGGTACGTGCTTCTTGGGGGGCCGAATTTGTAAACCAAACCGAATTTAATTTCAGTGTAGACACCAACTATACGTATCTCGTTAACGGGTTTGATCCTAGCAGAACTAAAGATGCTATTGCATTACCTGCAAATTCTGAATACACGTACGCTACAGCTGCAATTAATTTTAGTTCTGATTCTAGGAAAGCATATTCCTATTCTTTAGAACAATCTTATGGTAATTTCTTTAATGGGACAAGGTCTTCTTCTGCCGCGGAAATGACGTTACGTTTACAACCAAAAGCGGCTATCTCATTTTTGGTGAGTTATGATAAAATAACACTCCCAGCTCCCTACTCTAGTGCAGATTTTTGGTTAGTAAGTCCTAGTTTTGAGTTTACATTTAGCAAATCAATCTTTTGGTCTACCTTAGTACAATATAGTAATCAGCGGAATAATTTAGGTTTTAATTCTCGGGTACAATGGCGTTTTGCTCCCTTATCAGATTTATTCATTGTGTATAATGATAATTATATTGTAAATAATTTTGAACCAAGAAATAGGTCAATAAACTTAAAATTTACATATTGGCTAAATATTTAA
- a CDS encoding DUF819 family protein, with protein MNEILITNDAVVFGLLALCLGFIFYTSSLTTGFWSKFYNIVPAVLMCYLLPAILASCHIISDDISQLYFMASRYLLPAALVLMTLSIDLKAISNLGSKALIMFLTGSVGIIIGGPIAILLVSIFSPETVGGNDFDAIWRGLSTIAGSWIGGGANQAAMLEIFKYNPDEYGKMVLVDIVVANVWMAVILFGVGKTKAIDKWLKADTSAIETLKVKVSAFTAKITRVPTLNDYMMMLCFAFTAVGVSHYFGDNISEYLTKNSSAVADPSNFLSFLGSNFFWMVVIATASGILLSFTKAKNYEGAGASKIGSIFIYILVATIGMKMDLTKILENPGLLVVGFIWITIHALLLILVAKLIKAPYFFLAVGSQANVGGAASAPVVAAEFHSSLTSVGVLLAVFGYVVGTGGALLCAYLMELASKM; from the coding sequence ATGAATGAAATTTTAATTACGAATGATGCAGTTGTTTTTGGATTATTAGCACTTTGCCTTGGATTTATATTTTATACCTCTTCATTGACAACAGGTTTCTGGAGTAAATTTTATAATATAGTCCCTGCGGTATTAATGTGTTATTTATTACCTGCAATCTTAGCTAGTTGTCATATTATTTCAGACGATATCTCACAACTTTATTTTATGGCTAGCAGGTATCTTTTGCCAGCAGCCCTTGTTTTAATGACTTTAAGTATAGACCTTAAAGCCATCTCTAATTTAGGCTCTAAAGCCTTAATTATGTTTTTAACAGGTTCTGTCGGAATTATTATTGGCGGACCTATAGCGATTTTACTTGTTTCTATTTTTTCTCCTGAAACCGTTGGTGGTAATGATTTTGATGCTATTTGGAGAGGACTTTCTACTATCGCAGGTAGTTGGATTGGTGGCGGTGCAAACCAAGCTGCCATGTTAGAAATTTTTAAATACAATCCAGATGAATATGGCAAAATGGTACTGGTAGATATTGTCGTTGCTAATGTATGGATGGCCGTTATTTTATTTGGAGTAGGAAAAACAAAAGCTATTGATAAATGGTTGAAAGCAGATACGTCTGCTATAGAAACCTTGAAAGTAAAGGTAAGTGCCTTTACTGCAAAAATAACGCGTGTACCAACGTTAAATGATTATATGATGATGCTGTGTTTTGCATTTACTGCTGTTGGAGTATCTCATTATTTTGGAGACAACATAAGTGAGTATCTTACTAAAAATAGCAGTGCTGTTGCAGACCCAAGTAATTTCCTGTCTTTCTTAGGCTCTAATTTCTTTTGGATGGTAGTTATAGCTACTGCTTCTGGAATACTATTATCTTTTACAAAAGCGAAAAATTATGAAGGTGCAGGTGCCAGTAAAATAGGAAGTATCTTTATTTATATTCTAGTAGCTACTATTGGTATGAAGATGGATCTTACTAAAATATTAGAAAACCCAGGGCTACTTGTTGTTGGTTTTATATGGATCACCATACATGCCTTATTACTAATCTTAGTCGCTAAACTCATAAAAGCACCCTACTTTTTCTTAGCCGTAGGTAGCCAAGCTAATGTAGGCGGCGCTGCATCTGCTCCCGTAGTAGCTGCTGAGTTTCACTCATCCTTAACCTCTGTTGGTGTTTTACTGGCTGTATTTGGTTATGTCGTTGGCACAGGTGGCGCCCTACTTTGTGCATATCTTATGGAATTAGCTTCCAAAATGTAA
- a CDS encoding S1/P1 nuclease: MKKITILLLTLSIQFVFSTEGEWSKTGHRTTGEVAQRHLNKKAKKAIAKLLDGQSLALVSTFADDIKSDKKYREFSAWHYVNYPADKKYTEVEPSPYGDIVSGIQKCVAIVKDKNSTQEDKVFYLKFLVHLLGDLHQPMHVGKQEDKGGNDIQVQWFGKGSNLHRLWDSNMIDDYGMSFTEIADNLPELTKDEVKGIQEGDVFTWVEESKGLATELYGSVEVGEKLGYAYSYKYWGLVETQLQKGGLRLAKVLNELFK, from the coding sequence ATGAAGAAAATTACCATTTTATTATTAACCCTATCCATTCAATTTGTTTTCTCTACAGAAGGGGAGTGGTCAAAAACGGGGCATAGAACAACAGGTGAAGTTGCACAACGTCACTTAAACAAAAAAGCAAAAAAAGCAATTGCTAAATTATTAGATGGACAAAGTTTGGCTTTGGTTTCTACTTTTGCAGATGATATAAAATCCGATAAAAAGTACAGAGAGTTTAGCGCTTGGCATTATGTAAACTATCCTGCAGATAAAAAATATACAGAGGTAGAGCCTAGCCCATACGGAGATATTGTTTCGGGAATTCAAAAATGTGTCGCTATCGTAAAAGACAAAAATAGTACGCAAGAAGATAAAGTATTCTACCTTAAATTTCTAGTGCATTTATTAGGAGATTTACACCAGCCTATGCATGTGGGAAAGCAAGAAGATAAAGGGGGTAATGATATTCAAGTTCAGTGGTTTGGAAAAGGATCTAATTTACACCGACTTTGGGACAGTAATATGATTGATGACTACGGAATGAGTTTTACTGAAATTGCAGATAACTTGCCAGAGCTAACAAAAGATGAGGTGAAGGGAATTCAAGAAGGTGATGTTTTTACATGGGTCGAAGAATCTAAAGGTTTAGCAACAGAATTATACGGTTCTGTTGAAGTAGGTGAAAAACTAGGCTACGCCTATAGTTATAAGTATTGGGGACTTGTAGAAACGCAATTGCAAAAAGGTGGGTTGCGTTTAGCAAAGGTCTTAAATGAGCTTTTTAAATAG
- a CDS encoding transglycosylase domain-containing protein — protein sequence MIFKKIKSPILRYLLIAILSVFLFFILFIGSIQIGLWGSLPSKKELSNLEYQKASEVYAADSTLIGKYYLFDRQPIAFEEFPENLLDALIAIEDERFYTHSGVDYPSLMRVAFKSILMQDQSSGGGSTITQQLAKNLYPREERKKTNIAVDKIKEMFIASRLEDLYSKEELLYHYLNTVSFGDNTFGVESASLKFFNKKAKNLNTEEAAVLVGMLKATYGYNPRVFPENSLKRRNLVLQAMQKNNYLSEKQKDSLTALPLKLDYKEFNYNDGLAPYFREEVRKQLLAWSATQKENGQEYNIYTSGLKIYTTLDYKMQQLAEEAMVAHLTVLQKDFEKSYGKNAPWLTNKKLLDKLLKRTSAYKRLKKNGLSEGQILDSLSIKRKMMLADWESEKTVEASTLDSLQHYLKYLNTGSLGIDPTSGAVKTWIGGVNFKYFKYDHISQSKRQVGSTFKPIVYTAALENGLAPCTYFSAQEVAYENLKGWSPSNSGNKDEAYLNYSMEQALSNSVNTVAVKVLEEVGVLKVIRQANKMGILEKLPSEPSLALGTGEIKITELAGAYASFVNNSKPVTPYLIQTISNSKDSILETFKPKVAEVEAFSSETRQTMIEMMKETINSGTASRLRDTYNLPNAIAGKTGTTQNNKDAWFVGVTPKLVHITWVGLDNHELGFKSTSLGQGANAALPMFALLMQKLNKDKEFNAITKAQFETPSDKVLENLSCDPIKKDGFLKRLFKNPEKKKTKKFKSN from the coding sequence GTGATTTTCAAAAAAATTAAATCTCCAATTCTAAGGTACTTACTTATTGCGATACTAAGCGTATTTCTATTTTTTATCCTATTTATAGGAAGTATTCAAATAGGCCTATGGGGTAGTTTACCAAGTAAAAAAGAGTTAAGCAATTTAGAATATCAAAAAGCAAGCGAAGTATATGCCGCAGATAGCACACTAATTGGTAAATATTATTTATTTGACAGACAACCCATTGCCTTTGAAGAATTTCCTGAAAACCTTTTAGACGCTTTAATTGCCATTGAAGATGAACGTTTTTATACCCATTCCGGAGTTGATTACCCAAGTTTAATGCGCGTGGCGTTTAAATCTATTCTGATGCAAGACCAAAGTTCTGGTGGCGGAAGTACGATTACTCAACAGTTAGCGAAAAACCTATACCCTAGAGAAGAACGAAAAAAAACTAATATTGCCGTAGATAAAATTAAAGAGATGTTTATTGCTTCTCGGCTAGAAGACCTCTATAGTAAGGAAGAACTCTTATATCATTATTTAAATACGGTAAGTTTTGGTGATAATACGTTTGGTGTAGAAAGTGCTTCCTTAAAATTTTTTAATAAAAAGGCAAAGAATTTAAATACAGAAGAAGCAGCTGTTTTGGTAGGCATGTTAAAAGCTACTTATGGGTATAATCCTAGAGTTTTCCCTGAGAATAGTTTAAAAAGAAGAAACTTGGTATTACAAGCCATGCAAAAAAATAACTACCTATCAGAAAAACAAAAAGACAGCTTAACCGCATTACCCCTAAAATTAGATTATAAAGAATTTAATTATAATGATGGACTAGCTCCATATTTCAGAGAGGAAGTCCGCAAGCAATTGTTAGCTTGGAGTGCTACACAAAAAGAGAATGGTCAGGAGTATAATATTTACACCTCTGGCTTAAAAATTTATACTACTTTAGATTATAAAATGCAACAACTAGCGGAAGAAGCTATGGTTGCTCATTTGACAGTTTTACAAAAAGATTTTGAAAAAAGTTATGGAAAAAATGCACCATGGCTAACGAATAAAAAATTATTAGACAAGCTCTTAAAGAGAACCAGTGCCTATAAGAGACTAAAGAAAAATGGACTTTCTGAAGGTCAGATTTTAGATTCACTAAGTATTAAAAGAAAAATGATGCTCGCAGATTGGGAAAGCGAAAAAACTGTTGAAGCTAGTACATTAGATAGTTTACAGCATTATCTTAAATATTTAAACACCGGATCACTAGGAATAGACCCAACATCTGGAGCTGTAAAAACTTGGATTGGCGGCGTTAATTTTAAATACTTTAAATACGATCATATTTCACAGAGTAAGCGCCAAGTAGGGTCTACTTTTAAGCCTATAGTATATACTGCCGCCTTAGAAAATGGTCTAGCACCCTGTACTTATTTTTCCGCACAAGAGGTAGCTTATGAAAATTTAAAAGGATGGTCTCCTAGTAATTCTGGTAATAAAGATGAAGCCTACTTAAATTATTCTATGGAGCAAGCATTGAGTAATAGCGTAAATACGGTAGCCGTAAAAGTTTTAGAAGAAGTTGGTGTATTAAAAGTTATACGGCAGGCAAATAAAATGGGCATTTTAGAAAAACTACCTAGTGAACCTTCTTTAGCCTTAGGAACTGGAGAAATAAAAATTACAGAACTCGCAGGAGCGTATGCCTCTTTTGTAAATAACAGCAAACCGGTAACCCCTTATTTAATTCAAACAATCAGCAATAGTAAAGATTCTATTTTAGAAACATTTAAACCTAAAGTTGCAGAAGTAGAAGCTTTTTCTTCAGAAACAAGGCAAACCATGATAGAGATGATGAAAGAAACTATCAATTCTGGTACTGCTTCTAGATTGAGAGACACTTATAATCTACCGAATGCTATTGCGGGAAAAACCGGAACTACACAAAATAATAAAGATGCCTGGTTTGTTGGTGTAACTCCAAAGCTCGTGCACATTACTTGGGTAGGATTAGATAATCATGAATTAGGTTTTAAAAGTACTAGTTTAGGGCAAGGTGCAAATGCTGCCCTTCCTATGTTTGCCTTATTAATGCAAAAACTAAACAAGGATAAAGAATTTAATGCGATTACTAAAGCTCAATTTGAAACCCCATCTGATAAAGTCCTAGAAAACCTCAGCTGTGACCCTATAAAAAAAGATGGATTCTTAAAGCGTTTATTTAAAAATCCTGAGAAGAAAAAGACTAAAAAATTCAAGTCTAATTAA
- a CDS encoding alpha-ketoglutarate-dependent dioxygenase AlkB family protein, translating into MANLFSEALPLKLPDSDLIYYPNFFDALSATEYFKILKEETPWQQDDITVFGKKYAQPRLTALYATNDLPYSYSNITMHPHPFSKELLQIKEEVEKVAQTNFTTCLLNLYRDGKDSNGWHADNEKELGKNPIIASITLGEERYFHLKHRTNKNLKHKLLLEHGSLLLMKGTTQQHWLHQIPKTAKPIQERINLTFRVVY; encoded by the coding sequence ATGGCCAATCTTTTTTCTGAAGCGCTTCCCTTAAAGCTACCAGATAGTGACCTTATATACTATCCTAATTTTTTTGATGCCCTTTCTGCTACTGAATATTTTAAAATTCTCAAAGAAGAAACACCTTGGCAACAAGATGATATTACTGTATTTGGCAAGAAATATGCACAACCAAGATTAACGGCATTGTATGCTACTAATGATTTACCGTATTCCTACTCCAATATTACCATGCATCCGCATCCTTTCTCTAAGGAGCTTTTACAAATTAAAGAGGAAGTAGAAAAAGTTGCGCAAACAAATTTTACTACATGTTTGTTAAACTTATATAGAGATGGTAAAGACAGTAATGGTTGGCATGCAGATAATGAAAAAGAATTAGGAAAAAACCCTATAATAGCTTCCATTACCCTTGGTGAAGAGCGCTATTTTCACTTAAAACACAGAACCAACAAAAATTTAAAACATAAACTTTTGTTGGAACATGGTAGCCTCTTACTTATGAAAGGAACAACACAGCAGCACTGGTTGCATCAAATACCTAAAACAGCTAAGCCTATTCAAGAGAGAATTAACCTAACTTTTAGGGTTGTTTATTAA
- a CDS encoding type I phosphomannose isomerase catalytic subunit, whose product MYPLKFNPILKERLWGGTKLGDIFDKPIENDITGESWEISTVKGDISVVSNGELSGKSLQDLIDTNAEEVLGKSVVSRFGKEFPILIKFIDAKQDLSIQLHPNDELAKKRHNSFGKTEMWYIMDADEGADLIVGFNKDVTKEEYQKSIENDKLLDLLNYEKVKEGDTFFINTGKIHAIGAGVVLAEIQQTSDVTYRVFDFNRKDKDGNLRELHTEMALDAMDYTKKDDFKVAYDTTTDTVNEMVDCPYFKTNYINLTKNLKQDISSRDSFTIYMCVSGEAIVANEFGEATVKKGETVLVSANSKSIELKSKRATLLEVTI is encoded by the coding sequence ATATACCCTTTAAAATTTAATCCTATATTAAAAGAACGCCTTTGGGGAGGAACCAAATTAGGTGATATTTTTGACAAGCCTATTGAAAATGATATTACTGGTGAAAGCTGGGAAATATCAACGGTTAAAGGAGATATATCTGTAGTTTCTAATGGAGAATTATCAGGAAAATCTCTTCAAGACTTAATAGATACCAATGCTGAGGAAGTTTTAGGGAAAAGTGTAGTGTCGCGTTTTGGAAAAGAATTTCCGATATTGATTAAGTTTATTGATGCTAAACAAGATTTATCTATTCAATTACACCCTAATGATGAGCTTGCTAAAAAGCGTCATAATTCTTTCGGAAAAACCGAAATGTGGTATATTATGGATGCTGATGAAGGGGCAGATTTAATCGTAGGTTTTAATAAAGATGTTACCAAAGAAGAATATCAAAAAAGCATAGAAAACGATAAACTTTTAGATTTATTAAATTACGAGAAAGTAAAAGAAGGCGATACCTTTTTTATCAATACCGGAAAAATTCATGCTATTGGAGCAGGAGTTGTTTTGGCAGAAATTCAACAAACATCAGATGTTACTTATCGAGTTTTTGATTTTAATAGAAAAGATAAAGACGGTAATTTACGCGAATTGCATACCGAAATGGCATTGGACGCAATGGATTATACTAAAAAGGATGATTTTAAAGTAGCGTATGATACCACTACAGATACCGTAAATGAGATGGTAGATTGCCCGTATTTTAAAACAAATTACATCAATCTTACAAAGAATTTAAAGCAAGATATTTCAAGCCGTGATTCTTTTACTATTTATATGTGTGTATCTGGTGAAGCGATCGTTGCGAATGAATTTGGAGAAGCTACCGTTAAAAAAGGGGAAACTGTTTTAGTTTCAGCTAATTCAAAATCAATAGAATTAAAATCTAAAAGAGCTACACTTTTAGAAGTTACGATATAA
- a CDS encoding Cof-type HAD-IIB family hydrolase, giving the protein MKYKILCSDLDGTLLSTKSDVSEVTISEIKRIKDAVKIYLVSARMPKSMTYLQKDLGIENQPIVCYNGALILHGNTILDSVTIPLRLLKELYSHTEKHAIKLGLYYADEWYVEETSERVQKEIKYTKATPEFRPTPATFQDWRSRKVDGAHKVMLMGTKDSCDAIFPELESRYGDAIATYRSNDTLIEIAPKSVTKLSAIKTLLKADEDLADVIAFGDNYNDMDMLQYVGCGVAVGNARNEVKNISNYIAEENTAHGVAKFIKEHLCDSLYL; this is encoded by the coding sequence TTGAAATATAAGATTCTTTGCTCCGATTTAGATGGAACATTACTTTCTACAAAAAGTGATGTTTCTGAAGTAACCATATCAGAAATTAAACGAATTAAAGACGCTGTAAAAATATATTTAGTTTCGGCCAGAATGCCTAAATCTATGACGTATTTACAAAAGGATTTAGGAATAGAAAACCAACCTATCGTATGTTATAACGGCGCATTAATCCTACACGGAAATACAATTTTAGATTCTGTAACTATTCCTCTTAGACTTCTAAAAGAACTTTATAGCCATACAGAAAAACATGCAATTAAATTAGGCCTTTATTATGCTGATGAGTGGTATGTTGAGGAAACTTCTGAGCGTGTCCAAAAAGAGATTAAGTACACCAAAGCAACACCAGAATTTAGACCAACACCAGCTACATTTCAAGATTGGCGCTCTAGAAAAGTTGATGGAGCTCATAAAGTAATGCTTATGGGTACAAAAGATTCTTGTGATGCTATTTTTCCTGAACTAGAAAGCAGGTATGGTGATGCTATTGCCACCTACCGTTCTAATGATACGTTAATTGAAATAGCTCCAAAAAGTGTGACTAAACTTTCTGCCATAAAAACATTATTAAAAGCAGATGAAGATTTAGCCGATGTCATAGCATTCGGAGACAATTATAATGATATGGATATGCTTCAATATGTAGGTTGTGGCGTTGCTGTAGGTAATGCAAGAAATGAAGTTAAGAACATCTCTAATTATATTGCAGAAGAAAATACAGCACACGGCGTAGCTAAATTTATTAAAGAACATCTTTGCGATTCCCTATATTTATAA